The genomic interval GCGCTGGGCGGCTTCTTCGAACTGTACGACCTGTTCCAGACCGCCTACATCAGCCCGGGCCTGCTGCGCGACGGCATCTTCGCCACCGGTGCGGCGGGCGCGTTCGGCATCGCCGACCAGGCCGCGTTCGCGTCGGCCACGTTCCTGGGCCTGTTCCTCGGCGCCAGCCTGCTCAGTCCGTTCGCCGACCGCTTCGGGCGGCGTCCGGTGTTCGCCTTCGCGCTGCTCTGGTACACCGCCGCGACCGTGGCGATGGGCCTGCAGAGCACGGCGCTGGGGGTGATCGTGTGGCGTTTCGTGGTCGGCATCGGCCTGGGCATCGAGCTGGTCACCATCGATACCTATCTGTCCGAACTGATGCCCAGGCACATGCGCGGGGCGGCCTTCGCCTTCGCGTTCTTCGTGCAGTTCCTGGCGGTACCGGCGGTGGCGGTGAGCGCGTGGGCGCTGGTGCCGCACGCGCCGCTCGGGGTCAGCGGCTGGCGCTGGGTGGTGCTGCTGAGCGGCACGTTCGCGGTGGCGATCTGGTGGCTGCGCCGGCGCCTGCCAGAGTCGGCGCGCTGGCTGGCGGCGCAGGGCCGGGATGCCGAGGCCGACGCCGTGCTGCGCCAGCTCGAGGCACGTTGTGCGGCCGATCTGGGGCGCGCGCTGGACCCGCCGCAGCCCGAACCGCAGCTCGCCTCCGCCGCGACGCAGGGGCGTTTCGCTACGCTCTGGAAGCCGCCATACCGGCGCCGTGTGGCGATGCTGGTGGCGTTCCATGTGTTCCAGGCGATCGGCTTCTTCGGCTTCGGCAACTGGTTGCCGGCGCTGTTGTCGGCGCAAGGCGCGGACAGCGTGCATGGGCTGGGCTATGCGTTCGCGATCTCGCTGGCCTATCCGCTGGCGCCGCTGCTGTTGCTGCGTTTCGCCCAGCGCTGGGAGAACAAGTGGCAGGTGGTGTGGTCGGCGCTCGGCGCGGTGCTGTTCGGCACGCTGTTCGCCTGGCAGACCCAGCCGTTGGCGATCATCGCCTGCGGTGCGGCGATCACCTTCTGCAACGCCTGGATGAGCTTCGCCTACCACGGCTACCAGGCCGAGCTGTTCCCGACCGCGCTGCGCGCCCGCGCGGTGGGCTTCTGCTATTCCTTCAGCCGCCTGTCCACCGCCGGCAGCAGCCTGCTGATCGGGCTGTTGCTGGAGCGCGCCGGCAATCGCGGCGTGCTGGCCTTCATCGTCGCCAGCCTGCTGGCGGTGGCCGGGATCATCGGCATTTTCGGCCCGCGTACCCGCAACCGCACGCTGGAGCAGATCGCCGGCTAGGGCACCTGCGTTCCCGGTTCCGTCATCTGCCCTCGACAGCATCGCGGCGGCGGCCGGTGCATGCTGTGCGCTCCCCCGCCACGACTCCGGGCCATGACCTCCAATCTCCCCGTTCCCGCCATGGATGCCGCCGACCACCGCGATCTGGCCCAGGCGCACGCGCTGCTCGAGCATCCCGGCCTGGCGGCGAAGATCGCCAATACGGTCGGCGCGCCGATCGAGGATCTGCTCAGCAAGCGCCTGCCGAAGGCGCTGTCCTCGCGGATCGACGCGATCAGCCATCGCGCGCTGCGCATCGCCTTGCGCTCGGCGCTGCTGACCCTGCGGAACCAGGCCCCGGGTGCGGCGCGGCCGCGCCTGCATGGGGCGGCGGTGGCCGCGACCGGTGCCGCCGGCGGTTTCTTCGGCCTGCCCGGGTTGCTGGTGGAATTGCCGCTGACCACGACGCTGATGCTGCGTTCGATCGCCGACATCGCCCGCGCCGAGGGCGAGCGGCTGGACGATCCGGCGACCACGCTGGCCTGCCTGGAAGTGTTGGCGCATGGCGGCCGCAGCGCACGCGACGATGGCAGCGAATCGGGCTACTTCGCGGTGCGCACGGCGATGGCGCAGCAGCTCAGCGCCGCCGCGCAGTACATCGCCGCGCACGGCATCGGCAGCAAGGGCGCGCCGGCGCTGGTGTCGCTGATGTCGCGGATCGCGGCGAAGTTCTCGATCACGGTCAGCGAGAAGCTGGCGGCGCAGGCGGTGCCGCTGGTCGGCGCGGCCAGCGGCGCGCTGCTCAACACGGTCTTCATCGCGCACTTCCAGGCGATGGCACGCGGCCACTTCATCGTGCGCCGGCTGGAGCGGCGCTATGGCGAGGCCGCGGTGCGGCAGGCCTACGAGGCGTTGCCGGCGGCGAAGTGAGCGACCCTGCGCTGCGCCCACCGCGTCGGCTGGCCCGAGGCCGGCGGCTGGCGGCCCTGGATCGGTTCGGCATCGGTCTCGCGCGCCTGTCCAGGTCTACGCGCCGGGCGCTGGATTGCTGCCAGGTACGGCGCATCCATCGGCGCGACCGCGTCATGGCAACGCGATGGGCGCGCTAAGCGGCGAGACGCCGCGTTCGTCGAAGGCCTCGACCGCGAACACGTAATCCTGGTCGCGGTCGAGCGCGCGAATTTCCAGATCGGTGCCGCGGTCGGCGAACACCTGGTAGGTCAGATTCAGGCGGTCGGCACGCAGGCCCCAGCGAACGTTGTAGCCGACCGCGCCCGGCACCGCCTGCCAGTGCACGCGGGCGTTGCGGCGGTCGGTGTCGCGGCGCGCGGCGACGCCGGTTGGGGCCCGTGGCGGGGCGCCGTCGGCGTTGCCGAACACGCGCAGGTCGCCGATCGCCAGGTAGGCGGCGCCGACATGGCCGTGCACGTAGCGGATGTAGCGGGTGCGGACCGGCGCAGGCAGTTGCAGGTAGGCGTTGGGACGGTCGCGTCGGTCGCCGCCGTCGCCGACCTCGGCCAGCGGCAGCCAGTGGCGGCCGTCGCGCGAATGCTCCAGCCGGAACGTGGTGTAGATGTCCGGCGCGTCGTCGTAGCGGCCGGCGCGGTAGTCGGCAAAGTTGACCTGCACCGCACGCACGCTGCGCTCCCTGCCCAGGTCGACGGTGAGGGTTTCGCCGGGCGCGTTGCGTGCGGCCACCCAATAGCTGCGTGGGTCCTCGTCGGTGGCGCGCGCGGCGGCGAAGCCGTCCAGGGTGGACGAGGCGCTGGCCGGCTTGCGGTAGGACAGCAGCATCCAGCCGGTGAATAGCGCGTCCGGATCGGCCACCGCGCCGTCCGGCATCCAGTGCGGAAAATCGCCGAAGCGGGTGGACACGCGCATCTGTCCATCGGCGGCGAATGCCGCCGGGAACAGCACGATGCGCCGCTCGAAGGTCCAGTTGGCGCCGATCCAGGCGGTGCCGCTGTTCCACCAGTTGCCGTGCGCATCCTGGAAGGTGGAGCCGTGGCCGGCGCCCTGCATGAAGCCGCCGGGCTTGTACGCCACCGGGTTGTAGGCCGCGTAGACGAACGGCCCGAGCGGGTGCTCGCCGACGTACACGCCGTTGGCGTAGGCGTTGTACTCGCTGCCGGGCGCGCCGTATTGCAGGTAGTAGCGGCCGCCGGTCTTGGTCATCCACGCGCCTTCCAGATAGCTGCCGATCGGGCTGCCGTCGGCGAAGCGTGCGCCGCGATGGTCGGGGCCGAAGCGCTCCCACCCGTGCTGCGCCGGGTCCAGCGCGACCAGCGGCGCAGGCTCGCCGCGGAAGGCGACACCCTGCGCGGTGCGCTCCATCGCAATGCCGTACAGCGGGTAACGATCGGACGAACCCCAGTACAGATACCACTGGCCGTCGTCGTCGATGAACAGGTCCGGATCCCAGGGGCCGGGCGGCACGTCGCTGAGTGGCCGGCCCTTCATGTCGGTGCCGATCGGCTGGGCGCGCGGCAGCTTGGGCAGTAACCGGGTGAGGAAGTCGAGCTTGCCGCTGGCCGGGTCGCGGGTCTGCAGCAGCGGCCGCGGTTCGAACGCCGACTGCATGATCACCAGGCGTTCGCCGTCGGCGACCACCGCCGGCGCGACAATGCTCTCGAACGGCCAGCGGCTGGGCGCGACGAACCGCCAGTCGAGCAGGTCGGCGGAGCGCCAGTAGCCGTCGGCCAGGGTCTGGAACAGGTAGTAGGCGTCGCCGAAGCGCACGAACACCGGGTCGGCGCCGGTGCGATAGGAAATGCCTTCGTTGCGTTGTTCGAAGTTGTAGCGGTAATCCAGGTCGATCGGATTGGCGTAGCTGCGCTGACCCGGCGCCTGCGCATCGGCCAGGCCGCTGCTCGCCAGCAGCGCCAGCGTCGCGATTGCTCTGAACATGGCGATGGGCCTCCCCCGTGGCGGCGTCGGCTACCGTAGCAAATGCCCGAGCGCCGCGCGAAGCGGCCGGCGCGCCGCCGACGGCACGCCACGGGCCGACCGCAAGCCATTGCACGCGTCTCGCAGCGCAGGGCGGGCGCCGGCAAAGCAGCGGGATCGCGCAAAGTCGCGCGCGGTCTACGTCGGTATCCTGCGGCATTCGATCGTTGCCGAAGGACGCTGGCGTGACTGCAAAGAAACCGAAGAAGGGACAGCTGGTGCTGGCGCTGATCGCGAGCCTGACCGCGCCGGCCGCGCACGCGGCCGATGTCGCGCACGACGGCATCCGCCACATGCCGGCCTTCGATCTGCCGCTGTCGCCGTTCCTCAGTCCGCAGGCGCAGGCGGCAGCACGCGGCGACATGGCCCGCGGCGATCCGCTGGCGAAAATGGACAACGCCACGCTGGCGCGCGAACTGCCGCGCATCCGCGCCGAGACCGAGGCGTGGGCCAAGGGCGTGGTGGAACCGCTGCGCGAACGCTACGGCGTGACGATCACCACGGCGACCTGGAACGGCGTGCCGGTGACGCTGGTGCAGCCGCGCGATGCGTCGCCGGCGCAGCGGCAGCGGCTGTTGATCGAACTGCATGGCGGCTCCTTCGTGATGGGCAGCGCCGCGTCGTTCGGCATGATGGAGGCGATTCCGGTGGCGGCGATGACCGGCGTCACCGTGGTCAGCGTCGACTACCGGATGGGCCCGGAACACCGGTTTCCCGCCGCCAGCGAGGATGTGGCCACGGTCTACCGCGAAGCGCTCAAGCGCTATGCGCCGCAGCACATCGGCCTGTTCGGTTGCTCGGCCGGCGGCGTGTTGACCGGCGAGTCGCTGGCCTGGTTCGCCAAGCAGAAGCTGCCGATGCCGGCCGCGGCGGGCATGTTCTGCGCCGGCGGCGATGCGCGGTACCGTGGCGACTCGCGCTATGTGGTGGCGGCGGTGAACGATGCGCCGCTGCCGGATGCGCAGGGTGCGCTGCCGATCATGGAGGACCTGTACTACGGTGCCGATGTGGATTTCCACGATCCGCTGGTGTCGCCGGTGTTTTCCGATGCGGTGCTGGCGCAGTTTCCGCCCGTGCTGTTCATCACCGGCACGCGTGCGGCCGAACTGAGCAATGTCGCCTACACCCATTCGCGGCTGGTCGATCTGGGCCGCGAAGCGGATCTGCACGTGTGGGACGGCATGGGCCATGCGTTCCATCTCAACGACACGCTGCCCGAG from Xanthomonas sp. DAR 34887 carries:
- a CDS encoding EcsC family protein, which translates into the protein MTSNLPVPAMDAADHRDLAQAHALLEHPGLAAKIANTVGAPIEDLLSKRLPKALSSRIDAISHRALRIALRSALLTLRNQAPGAARPRLHGAAVAATGAAGGFFGLPGLLVELPLTTTLMLRSIADIARAEGERLDDPATTLACLEVLAHGGRSARDDGSESGYFAVRTAMAQQLSAAAQYIAAHGIGSKGAPALVSLMSRIAAKFSITVSEKLAAQAVPLVGAASGALLNTVFIAHFQAMARGHFIVRRLERRYGEAAVRQAYEALPAAK
- a CDS encoding family 43 glycosylhydrolase, with the translated sequence MFRAIATLALLASSGLADAQAPGQRSYANPIDLDYRYNFEQRNEGISYRTGADPVFVRFGDAYYLFQTLADGYWRSADLLDWRFVAPSRWPFESIVAPAVVADGERLVIMQSAFEPRPLLQTRDPASGKLDFLTRLLPKLPRAQPIGTDMKGRPLSDVPPGPWDPDLFIDDDGQWYLYWGSSDRYPLYGIAMERTAQGVAFRGEPAPLVALDPAQHGWERFGPDHRGARFADGSPIGSYLEGAWMTKTGGRYYLQYGAPGSEYNAYANGVYVGEHPLGPFVYAAYNPVAYKPGGFMQGAGHGSTFQDAHGNWWNSGTAWIGANWTFERRIVLFPAAFAADGQMRVSTRFGDFPHWMPDGAVADPDALFTGWMLLSYRKPASASSTLDGFAAARATDEDPRSYWVAARNAPGETLTVDLGRERSVRAVQVNFADYRAGRYDDAPDIYTTFRLEHSRDGRHWLPLAEVGDGGDRRDRPNAYLQLPAPVRTRYIRYVHGHVGAAYLAIGDLRVFGNADGAPPRAPTGVAARRDTDRRNARVHWQAVPGAVGYNVRWGLRADRLNLTYQVFADRGTDLEIRALDRDQDYVFAVEAFDERGVSPLSAPIALP
- a CDS encoding alpha/beta hydrolase; protein product: MVLALIASLTAPAAHAADVAHDGIRHMPAFDLPLSPFLSPQAQAAARGDMARGDPLAKMDNATLARELPRIRAETEAWAKGVVEPLRERYGVTITTATWNGVPVTLVQPRDASPAQRQRLLIELHGGSFVMGSAASFGMMEAIPVAAMTGVTVVSVDYRMGPEHRFPAASEDVATVYREALKRYAPQHIGLFGCSAGGVLTGESLAWFAKQKLPMPAAAGMFCAGGDARYRGDSRYVVAAVNDAPLPDAQGALPIMEDLYYGADVDFHDPLVSPVFSDAVLAQFPPVLFITGTRAAELSNVAYTHSRLVDLGREADLHVWDGMGHAFHLNDTLPESQQALRVIARFFRTHLALPPAPAATP
- a CDS encoding MFS transporter is translated as MLDPAAARSDSVAQVAARIDRLPATATLWRLVGLLALGGFFELYDLFQTAYISPGLLRDGIFATGAAGAFGIADQAAFASATFLGLFLGASLLSPFADRFGRRPVFAFALLWYTAATVAMGLQSTALGVIVWRFVVGIGLGIELVTIDTYLSELMPRHMRGAAFAFAFFVQFLAVPAVAVSAWALVPHAPLGVSGWRWVVLLSGTFAVAIWWLRRRLPESARWLAAQGRDAEADAVLRQLEARCAADLGRALDPPQPEPQLASAATQGRFATLWKPPYRRRVAMLVAFHVFQAIGFFGFGNWLPALLSAQGADSVHGLGYAFAISLAYPLAPLLLLRFAQRWENKWQVVWSALGAVLFGTLFAWQTQPLAIIACGAAITFCNAWMSFAYHGYQAELFPTALRARAVGFCYSFSRLSTAGSSLLIGLLLERAGNRGVLAFIVASLLAVAGIIGIFGPRTRNRTLEQIAG